The Paenibacillus spongiae nucleotide sequence ATGAATTTCTCTCATCCGAATTAGAAAGAAGCGCCCATTCATTCATGGACGCTTGTTTCTCCCGGCTGTAAGCTGCCGCTATCTTCGGCACGCCGTCTCAGGCACTCATTAGACGAATCCTGCAGATACAGGAGGCGAATGCCGCTTGATCGTTATTCGGACTCGGATACAAGGGTGAACCGCTCGTTGATATGCTTCGGCTGCTCGATTTCGTCGACGATTGCAATGGCGTAGTCAGCGTAGCTGACGTGGCTTTCCCCTTTGGCGTTGACGATCAGATTATCTTTACCCGTTTGGTAGGCGCCCGTGCGTTTCCCCTCCGGATTGAAGAAGGCGGCCGGACTTACGAACGTCCACTTGATGCCCGTCGAATTGCGCAGATCTTCCAGGTTCTTGCCTTGGTTGGTTGCCGTCGCCTTGTATAGATCGGGAAATTCCGGCGTGTCGACGAGACGCGTCGTCTTCGCTTCATCCACGTACAGGCTGCCCGCGCCGCCAACTACAATCAGCCGGGTATTCGGCGCTTCCTGAAGAGCCGCGATTAGCGACCGTCCCGCTTCGACATGCAGATGCTCCTGACCGGGAGCCGCCCCGAACGCATTCACGATGACATCGAAGGCATCCAGATCCTGCGAGGTCAGATCGAAAATATCTTTCTCCACGACCGCTGCGCCCGATGCGTCCAGCTTCGCCGCATTCCGCACGATAGCCGTCAACTCATGGCCTCTGGCCGCCGCTTCCTTAAGAATAAGAGAACCCGCTTTACCGCTTGCTCCTATAATTCCGATTTTCA carries:
- a CDS encoding NAD(P)-dependent oxidoreductase; protein product: MKIGIIGASGKAGSLILKEAAARGHELTAIVRNAAKLDASGAAVVEKDIFDLTSQDLDAFDVIVNAFGAAPGQEHLHVEAGRSLIAALQEAPNTRLIVVGGAGSLYVDEAKTTRLVDTPEFPDLYKATATNQGKNLEDLRNSTGIKWTFVSPAAFFNPEGKRTGAYQTGKDNLIVNAKGESHVSYADYAIAIVDEIEQPKHINERFTLVSESE